The genomic segment GGCTGGCAAGAACCACAAGGCTGCAGTCTGCACACACTGGTCAGCTTCACGCAGCAGCCACAACAGAGGGAAAAGAGAACTGTGGGGATCCAGGTGTACACACTAGAGAAGCCTACTGTGGTGGAGGTGGGCACGCGGCTCCGGGCGGAAACCTGCAGTTCTCCACCTCCTCAACCAGTGAGTGGGGTCGCTGAGAGTCACCACAAAGGACAAACTGAAGGTCTGACTTCACTTGGTATTGTACGCCAAAAGAaactgagtgaccagtttattaACTGTATATGCAATCAAACACAATAACTTGTGAAACTTGAAAAGTTTAGTATTTAATGAGTGTTTGACATTTAATTCACTGCTATTGTACTGGATTGCATTAGAATATGTTTACTGTAGCATTTACTTTGTTGCTTTCCTtctcaaaaatgtaaaaaaatgcaaataaaacatataagatcaaatataaaagaaaaggttttaaaaatttCTCTTCGTTTTTCAGAGGCTCCCCTTGAATTGCCAATTGCAGTCAGCTCCAAGCAGGTACGAGATGTCCTGAGAAGCGGGCTGTCCACCTCAGTACCTGTGTCTAATCCAGCAGTTGCTGTAACATCCGGTAATCAGACTGGTTTAGTGCATCCTAAAGAAGAAGCATATACAACCAATGACTATGTCCAGTCGCAAGAGGGTTCATCTAAAGCAGGTATATGGACTGAACTCCTTCATCAACATGCTAACTTCTTTTGACCATGTTATATTCCTGTTGTATGGTTAACTGATGGAATCTTTTCTTCTAGCCTCATCTCCTCAGTCTTCTCTGAGATCAATTATGAAGCGGAAAGCAGAAGGTGAACCAGGTTCTCCCACTACAAAGAAAAACCTACAGTTCATTGGAGTCAATGGAGGGTAAGTGCCTCTTACTGTAGATCTGCAGTCAATAATTTATTTCCACTGAGCACTGCGGCTATTGGAGCCAAGGCTATACAGTGGGATACAACATAGAAAGAcaagtaagaaaaaataaagtcagtATTTGatattaacaatattaataGTTGCAAATATTCTGAGCTGTGAATTAGTGAGAAGTCCCTTTTCTTACAGCTATGAGTCCACTTCATCGGATGATAGCAGCAGTGAGAGCTCAGATGAGGGGAGTGACTCCAGTGAATACCATGAAGCCAGAGAAAAACTACCAGACACTAACAACCAGCACCAGCAAATAACCCATAACAAGACTTCACAACCACAAGAAGAAAGCACCAGCGTACCTCAACAAACTGCAGTCAAACTACCAGCTGTCACAGAGTTGCAGCAGAGTCCCAGCCAGCCTGCAACTGCAGACACAAGACTGTCTGACAAAGCTCCTTTGTCACCAGCAACAGACTCTGTTGCACAAAAATGTGCCTCACAGCAATCAGCACCAGATTCTACATCAGCTCCTCCATGTCCAGCCAAGGATTCTGCTTCTGAAGAGACTGTGGACCAATTATCAGAAAAGCACACCCTAACCCAGGAGATCACATCTACTTCATCCTCTTCAAAAATCACTGAATTCACTCCTGGGCAAAACTCCATCAAGTCTTCAGATACCTGTTCTTCATCAGCATGTGTCACTAAGACCACTGAGGTTatcaagcagcagcacaccatcCAGTCAGTGACATCTGCAACCCAGAGTCAGTCACAGTCCAAGCCAGCAGCTGAGAGTATTGCAACTGACACTGCAACAGTATCTTCAAAACAAGTCAGGTAAACATACGTAAAATTACAGACAATCTGGAATTGAAGATTAAATCTATGAGCACCCATTGCTAATGttgtctttatgtcttttatAGACTGGAGCTGAGTGAAAGCTTGATTTTAGCCTTGTATGCCCTGCAGAAAGCCCTGGGGGAACCCAATGCCTTCAGCCACCAAGGAGCAGTACgtgttgaatttaatttacTCATTACTTCTTTCTGGGAAAtccaaaaatgtcaaatttgaaaCGGTTTTCTCACTGTAACAACTAAAGAATGCTGCTGTTATATAACATTTGACCCATTCTTTATATAAAATgagttatatttaaaaaatatcaaatagaACAACTTACAACACAATTCTAAACTATTTTTTCTACAATTATTAGACATTCTTCCTTTTCTGAAAGAGCAAACCACATTTTCTGTGTACTTCTTTAGTGGTTTGATCTCCAACAAGTGCTTGTGTGTCAAGTGTTTATTTGCTCTAAACATCCTCATTGTGTCTGATCTCAGAGGGCAGCCTACACCACTGTGCTGCAGGAATGGCTGCGAGTGTCCTGTCACAAAACAGCCGACACAGCTGTTGTCAAGGCCTATATGGACACCTTCGCCTCAATCTCCCCTCAGCTGCTGGAGTTTGTGATCAACATGGCAGATGGCAACGGGAACACAGCGCTTCACTACACCGTCTCTCACTCCAACTTCCCCGTGGTGAAACTTCTGCTGGACACTGGTGAGCTTTTGCATATATATTTTGCGTTTTTATGTATGAGAAAGGACATGTGAAGTAAAggaaaattacttttatttccattcaaaATCAAATGTCATCACTTAACAGTATAATTTAGAAATATTAATCTGTTCAAATTAGGTTTAAAATTGTGATTTTCTTCTAATTGATTTGTAGTCTGTGTCATGTCCTGTATCACTCAGCGTCAAACAAGCCTTAAAATAGATCTGTCCCATACATGTCCATGTTTGGGCTGTTGGATCACCTGTCATACTGATTTCCATCTTTACCTGACAGGCCTATGCAATGCTGACAAGCAAAACAAGGCAGGCTACACGGCCATCATGCTGACGGCTCTCGCTGCCTTCCACTCTGACAGCGACCTTCAGACCGTCCTGCAGCTGCTTCGCACAGGGGATGTCAACGCCAAGGCCAGCCAGGTGCGCCCTCTACTGCTCATTAGATTTCACTGCATCTCCACCGTCCACCATCCAAGCTGTATATTATTTCCAGATGCTTTTCAGAATTACACGTTTTCTTAAAAAGTGCTAGCGTAGCTTGAACACAAAGGGAAACTCGGCAGCAGCAACTTGGGTACACACTGAAGAAATCAGAGTGAACTCTGAATAATCTGTGTTTGTAGGCTGGCCAGACGGCGCTGATGCTGGCAGTGAGTCACGGTCGAGGGGACATGGTGCGGGCGCTGCTGTCCTGCGGAGCTCAGGTTAACATCCGTGATGACGATGGCTCCACTGCACTCATGTGTGCCTGCGAACACGGTCATGTGGACATTGTTCGTCAACTACTGTCCATCCCAGGCTGTGATGCCACACTCACTGATAATGTAAGCGTctttgttccctttttttccacacatcCACTCCAAATCCACCATCTCACCAGAAGGATTTTGTTTTGTCAAACAGGATGGCAGCACTGCTTTATCCATTGCCCTGGAGGCCAGTCAGAATGACATTGCTGTACTCCTGTATGCTCACCTCAACTTTGCAAAGCCTCCTTCCCCTGTAAGTATTGAAATGCTTACACAATCTTCAGAGTTAAGCCTTAGCTGCAACATTTAGCAATTcatggaaaacaacaaacattgcAAAGTTGCAACGTTGCAGTAATTAAGAGATGTTTCTTGACCTAGCTTTAATTGTTGTAAGGATGGTCCTAATGATTTGAACCCTCGGCCATTACTATTGCAGTGACCCATTTAGTATTCTAAtgctttgctgttttatttattattacaagaTATATAAGATTCTGTTATTATAAGAATCTTAAGCAGCTAGTATTAATCAAACTTAATCCATAATGCATTTTGTGGAACCCACTACTGTTTTGTTGGGGAAAGCAGGATAACAAAGTAACTTCCATATGAATTCAGAATGTAATAAGACGAGGTGTGTCTCTCACTTTATCTTCCAGTAAGCTTGATGTTGTGGCTGTAACCTCTAAGCTTCAAAGTTaggaacagttttattttatttctttttttattcattttttccaGGTTTCTCCGAAGTCTCCTCTCTTGGGTTCCTCCCTTCCTGCTGTTGAACCAAAATAAACAACTCCAGCTACGCAGCTATTCCACAGATGTTTCTTCATCCAtgtaatttagaaaaacaatgaGTTTGTCTGAGTCTTTCACCCTGAATGATTTAGGTACATTATAATGTGCAGATAATGGCATGACAGATTGCACCATCCTCaccataagtttttttttgtacacagtTGTCTTTTTGTAACCTCAGCAGTGATTGAACGTATGTAGAAAGATGAAGTGAAGGTGTTGCAGTTGTTAATCATCTGTCTTGCCATGCAAACGTTTAGTTGTCTGCACTGTCTGTTACAAGTTAGAAGTGTTTTACCAAATTTCATTATGCAGTTCATTATTATAcacctttttcctgtttttttttactccacatCAGTCTCATATTAGTTTTTAATAGGGCTAAGTGTGTTTGTTGTAATCTGTACAATAGCTGTTACAAAGTATAATTATTGTGTGTGACCATTACTGCCATTTGGAATAACAAAAGCCACCCCTGTTAGATAAGTGTCCTTGCATCAACTAGTCATTGGTGCTACTAAAtaataacacaaaacacaccACCTCAACCATACATCaatatttttacacaaaacTGATTTATGCCAGAGTATTTTTGtattgacacatttttattctgactcaATTCAGGAcctaccaggatcattattttatttcccaACCAGGAGTTGACTTGTTACCAGAAGACAAACTTTGATTTAAAGTGTTGGCTTTGTTTCACAAACTCTGCCAATAGA from the Melanotaenia boesemani isolate fMelBoe1 chromosome 2, fMelBoe1.pri, whole genome shotgun sequence genome contains:
- the kank2 gene encoding KN motif and ankyrin repeat domain-containing protein 2 — encoded protein: MAQVLHMDPSFPGKLNPPAPPSLHTKEQEAPYSVETPYGYRLDLDFLKYVNDIEKGNTIKKVPIQRRPRYGSLPRGYGYAGSWWTSTESLCSNASMDSRHSSYSYCAPGYHTSQRPSFSTARVEKTLLDARRKLEEEKEGRRFSNLGSMHSSVAGSNTSLSSAHSFNRAQGGGGSFTPMSSGLSTPVTPTPAHLQHVREQMAAALRKIKELEEQVKTIPVLQVKISVLQEEKRQLSVQLKSQKFLGHTLGFSRGRPRGELYIDIPEEEVSNGAKNNKTPGPMSPTTPEGSKQDSGCEIEDTVIVGGARPDVKRELRTIGVGPEDIRGTRHVGVWVREKDLGLKPETEALRDHVGHLEGKLKRTMQELQAAQQQVAAVQKTPQAEHPVMATSMGWQEPQGCSLHTLVSFTQQPQQREKRTVGIQVYTLEKPTVVEVGTRLRAETCSSPPPQPVSGVAESHHKGQTEEAPLELPIAVSSKQVRDVLRSGLSTSVPVSNPAVAVTSGNQTGLVHPKEEAYTTNDYVQSQEGSSKAASSPQSSLRSIMKRKAEGEPGSPTTKKNLQFIGVNGGYESTSSDDSSSESSDEGSDSSEYHEAREKLPDTNNQHQQITHNKTSQPQEESTSVPQQTAVKLPAVTELQQSPSQPATADTRLSDKAPLSPATDSVAQKCASQQSAPDSTSAPPCPAKDSASEETVDQLSEKHTLTQEITSTSSSSKITEFTPGQNSIKSSDTCSSSACVTKTTEVIKQQHTIQSVTSATQSQSQSKPAAESIATDTATVSSKQVRLELSESLILALYALQKALGEPNAFSHQGARAAYTTVLQEWLRVSCHKTADTAVVKAYMDTFASISPQLLEFVINMADGNGNTALHYTVSHSNFPVVKLLLDTGLCNADKQNKAGYTAIMLTALAAFHSDSDLQTVLQLLRTGDVNAKASQAGQTALMLAVSHGRGDMVRALLSCGAQVNIRDDDGSTALMCACEHGHVDIVRQLLSIPGCDATLTDNDGSTALSIALEASQNDIAVLLYAHLNFAKPPSPVSPKSPLLGSSLPAVEPK